The Mucilaginibacter terrenus genome has a segment encoding these proteins:
- a CDS encoding restriction endonuclease: MKLQFDKNQEYQLQAIQSVIDLFDGQPLSNSDFEFSMADTNSGSITFTEAGVGNNLALTEEELLMNLNKVQRENELREDETSSAIEKLWYNEDASVKSVLEGKSAVTEFPNYSVEMETGTGKTYVYLRSIYELNKVYGFKKFVIVVPSVAIREGVIKSLQITFDHFQEIYENQPADYKVYDSGRLTELGNFAKSTAIQILVINIDSFTKDANVINQVRESGIKPIEYIQKSNPIVIIDEPQNMETDIRKRAIANLNPLFTLRYSATHKNHYSLVYKLDPVKAYDLGLVKQIEVDSVVARNDSSGAFISVDSFRMAKKSVTAQVSIFVNEKAGVQKKQVSAKVGDDLYKLSKNWDIYKDGYVINEIDADNQFIEFSSGQIVYQGQAAGGLTDQILREMVDATVENHFKKEKELQGKGIKVLSIFFIDRVANYREYDDTGNTVQGKFAEWFEESYIKWQNMPAYRGLMSFNAKDVHNGYFSQDKAGKYKDTKEARTTKADDDTFNLIMRDKERLLDEKVPLRFIFSHSALREGWDNPNVFQICTLNETKSDIKKRQEIGRGLRLCVDQTGARNLDRSINRLTVIANEAYESFSKALQKEIEDDCGVKFEGRIKNARTRTSVKLKDKWMEDSLFLELWEKIRAKTEYKVDYSTKELIANCVAALQAMPPIERPVIYREKNVARFVRDTNGKLIELGGEQKGSKEKMLKETNYEIPDFIAYIQSKTELTRDTITQIALKSNRLGEIFNNPQLFMDSVVRIIKHEFDRIKINGIQYEKIAGKIYNMKLFESAEIEQYLENLIEVKKQAKTLYNYVTIDSLSSPERKFAEDCENRDDIIFYVKLPRTFIVKTPIGSYNPDWALIKKEDGEESKIYFVAETKDPKAVKDRTLLRDSERLKIACAEKHFKAIDHVNYRVVGSVSDLKA, translated from the coding sequence ATGAAACTACAGTTCGATAAAAACCAAGAATACCAGCTTCAAGCCATTCAATCAGTCATTGACCTGTTTGATGGCCAACCTTTAAGCAATTCAGATTTTGAATTTTCTATGGCTGATACCAACAGCGGTAGTATCACCTTCACTGAGGCAGGTGTAGGCAACAATCTTGCCCTTACGGAAGAAGAGTTGCTCATGAATCTTAACAAGGTTCAGCGGGAAAATGAGCTAAGAGAAGACGAAACGTCATCTGCCATTGAAAAGCTTTGGTATAATGAAGATGCATCCGTAAAAAGTGTTTTGGAAGGCAAATCAGCAGTAACTGAGTTTCCCAACTACTCCGTAGAAATGGAAACCGGAACCGGTAAAACCTATGTGTATCTCCGGTCTATTTATGAGCTCAACAAGGTGTATGGCTTCAAGAAGTTTGTAATTGTAGTTCCTTCAGTGGCTATCCGTGAAGGGGTTATAAAATCTCTCCAAATTACTTTCGACCACTTTCAAGAGATCTACGAAAATCAACCTGCGGATTACAAGGTATATGATTCAGGCCGTTTAACAGAATTGGGCAATTTTGCCAAGAGCACCGCCATTCAAATTCTGGTCATCAACATTGATTCCTTCACAAAAGATGCCAATGTCATCAATCAGGTAAGAGAATCAGGCATAAAGCCGATAGAGTACATTCAGAAATCCAATCCGATTGTGATTATAGACGAGCCGCAGAATATGGAAACCGATATTCGAAAGCGAGCTATTGCCAATCTCAATCCTCTATTCACGCTGAGGTATTCTGCAACACATAAGAACCATTACAGCCTTGTCTATAAGCTTGACCCGGTAAAGGCATATGACTTGGGCTTGGTAAAGCAAATTGAGGTTGATTCTGTAGTGGCCAGAAACGACAGCTCAGGAGCATTTATCAGTGTTGACAGTTTTCGCATGGCTAAGAAATCGGTTACTGCCCAGGTTTCCATATTCGTTAATGAAAAAGCGGGCGTACAGAAAAAACAGGTTTCAGCAAAGGTTGGGGATGATCTTTACAAGCTTTCTAAAAATTGGGATATATACAAAGATGGCTATGTAATCAATGAGATAGATGCCGACAATCAGTTTATTGAGTTTTCAAGTGGTCAAATTGTCTATCAGGGTCAAGCCGCGGGAGGTCTTACCGATCAAATACTCAGAGAAATGGTAGATGCAACAGTAGAAAACCACTTTAAGAAGGAAAAAGAGTTGCAGGGCAAAGGAATTAAGGTACTGTCAATCTTTTTTATCGACCGCGTCGCCAATTATCGTGAGTATGATGATACAGGAAACACTGTGCAAGGGAAGTTTGCCGAATGGTTTGAAGAAAGCTATATCAAATGGCAGAATATGCCAGCTTACAGGGGCTTAATGAGCTTCAATGCTAAAGACGTGCATAATGGATATTTCAGCCAGGATAAAGCAGGTAAGTACAAGGACACCAAAGAAGCTCGCACCACTAAGGCAGATGACGATACATTCAATCTGATTATGCGTGATAAGGAAAGGTTGCTGGATGAAAAAGTACCACTCCGCTTCATTTTCAGTCATTCCGCTTTACGTGAAGGTTGGGACAACCCTAATGTATTTCAAATCTGTACGCTTAACGAAACCAAGTCGGATATTAAGAAACGGCAGGAAATCGGTAGAGGCCTCCGTTTGTGCGTTGACCAAACCGGAGCGAGAAATCTTGACCGTTCGATCAACAGGCTCACCGTAATTGCTAATGAAGCCTATGAATCATTCTCCAAAGCGCTTCAAAAAGAAATAGAGGATGATTGCGGTGTGAAGTTCGAAGGTCGTATCAAAAATGCCAGAACAAGAACGAGTGTTAAACTCAAAGACAAATGGATGGAGGATTCTCTATTCCTTGAGCTTTGGGAGAAAATCAGAGCAAAAACCGAATACAAAGTTGATTACAGCACCAAAGAGCTAATTGCAAATTGTGTTGCAGCATTGCAAGCAATGCCGCCTATTGAACGGCCAGTGATTTACCGTGAAAAGAATGTGGCAAGATTCGTCAGAGATACTAATGGCAAACTAATTGAATTAGGAGGAGAGCAGAAAGGATCAAAGGAGAAAATGTTAAAGGAAACCAATTATGAGATTCCTGATTTTATCGCCTATATTCAATCTAAAACGGAGCTTACCCGTGATACCATTACCCAAATAGCGCTGAAATCCAACCGCTTAGGCGAAATATTCAACAACCCTCAGCTATTCATGGATAGCGTGGTACGTATTATCAAGCATGAATTTGACCGCATTAAAATCAATGGCATCCAATACGAGAAGATTGCTGGCAAAATATATAATATGAAGTTGTTTGAATCCGCAGAAATTGAGCAGTATTTGGAAAACCTGATAGAGGTTAAAAAACAAGCGAAAACGCTTTACAACTATGTGACCATTGATTCACTCAGTTCACCAGAACGCAAGTTTGCCGAAGATTGCGAAAATAGGGATGATATAATTTTCTATGTAAAGCTTCCGAGAACTTTTATCGTCAAAACTCCTATCGGAAGTTATAATCCTGATTGGGCATTAATTAAAAAGGAAGACGGAGAAGAAAGCAAGATTTACTTCGTGGCAGAAACTAAAGACCCAAAAGCGGTGAAAGACCGCACGCTTTTAAGAGATAGCGAGCGACTGAAAATAGCATGTGCTGAAAAGCATTTTAAAGCAATCGATCATGTCAATTACCGGGTAGTTGGCTCGGTTAGTGACTTAAAAGCCTAA
- a CDS encoding site-specific DNA-methyltransferase has protein sequence MDGKSLNVTEDLISKLKEIIPGAFTEDKINIEQLKQILGENINIDSERYQLNWAGKTEAYKVLQLPTTATLNPVKTESINWDTTTNIFIEGENLEALKALQKSYYGKVKAICIDPPYNTGSDSFIYPDKYSETKEEYYKKIGEKDEDGFMMKEGFFRPNKKENGQFHSNWLSMMLPRLFLAKNLLSDDGVIFVNIDDNELANLKILMDEIFGEENKEAIVTWRRRHNQPNDKSKMISKVAEYILVYAKNSEKLKEKNTFYGIPLSETRQGSYTNSDNDPLGPWDSKPWKAGSGQTGSKYKINTPTGKILDEEWMGAESTYKQLLSEGKIYFPNGGDGWPRKKFYLSERMEEGQCAHNFWNHSEFGSNQEGSAELAEIFNGKNVFDNPKPTKLIKALLKISTSKDDIVLDFFGGSGSTAHAVYELNEEEGTNRQFIVIQLPEKINESDEAYKLGYRTISEVTRARLKKIAAKKNDELKSGLNFNNRSPIGFRFFKISNSNFKIWRSDYLQNEEDIIKQLQIFNNVQKENSTEEEMAWEIAIKNGVKLSSMHSVLEFGNDKFHYFPERKLLIGIQSITRDSAKEIINSNPSALICLDTIFQKNDKEKTNIQLLFEDAGVIFHTI, from the coding sequence ATGGACGGCAAATCTTTGAATGTTACAGAAGATCTTATATCCAAGTTGAAGGAAATTATTCCGGGGGCGTTTACTGAGGATAAAATCAATATTGAGCAACTCAAACAAATATTAGGCGAAAACATAAATATAGATTCGGAAAGGTATCAATTGAACTGGGCTGGAAAAACGGAGGCCTACAAAGTCCTTCAGCTTCCAACAACGGCAACATTAAATCCAGTGAAAACTGAATCTATTAATTGGGATACAACTACTAATATCTTTATAGAGGGGGAAAACTTAGAAGCGTTAAAGGCACTTCAAAAATCATATTACGGAAAAGTCAAAGCGATTTGTATAGATCCACCATATAACACGGGGTCGGATAGTTTTATTTACCCGGACAAATACTCAGAAACCAAAGAAGAATATTACAAAAAAATTGGTGAAAAGGATGAAGATGGTTTCATGATGAAAGAAGGTTTCTTCCGACCAAATAAAAAGGAAAATGGCCAATTTCATTCAAATTGGCTTTCAATGATGCTTCCCCGCCTGTTTCTCGCAAAAAATCTATTGAGTGATGATGGTGTAATTTTCGTCAATATTGATGATAATGAACTTGCAAATCTCAAAATTCTGATGGATGAAATTTTCGGAGAAGAGAATAAGGAAGCAATTGTTACCTGGAGAAGAAGGCATAATCAGCCAAACGATAAATCGAAAATGATTTCCAAGGTAGCAGAATACATTCTTGTCTATGCAAAAAATTCAGAAAAACTAAAAGAGAAAAATACCTTTTATGGTATTCCTCTATCCGAAACAAGACAAGGTAGCTACACTAACTCCGATAACGATCCACTTGGGCCGTGGGATTCCAAACCATGGAAAGCAGGTTCTGGTCAAACTGGATCTAAGTACAAAATAAATACACCCACTGGTAAAATCTTAGATGAAGAGTGGATGGGCGCTGAGTCAACATACAAACAGTTGTTGTCTGAAGGTAAGATTTACTTTCCAAATGGAGGGGATGGCTGGCCTCGTAAAAAATTCTATTTGAGCGAAAGAATGGAGGAAGGACAATGTGCTCATAATTTTTGGAACCACTCAGAATTTGGCAGTAACCAAGAAGGAAGTGCAGAATTAGCTGAGATATTCAATGGTAAAAATGTTTTCGACAATCCCAAGCCGACAAAACTGATCAAAGCCCTATTAAAAATTTCTACTTCAAAAGACGATATAGTCTTAGATTTTTTTGGCGGTTCTGGATCGACGGCTCATGCTGTATATGAGTTAAATGAAGAGGAAGGAACCAATAGGCAGTTTATCGTAATTCAGCTTCCTGAAAAAATCAATGAATCTGATGAAGCATATAAACTCGGATATAGAACTATTTCAGAAGTAACAAGAGCAAGATTGAAAAAAATCGCAGCTAAAAAAAATGATGAACTTAAAAGCGGTTTGAATTTCAACAACAGAAGTCCAATTGGATTCAGGTTTTTTAAGATTTCCAATTCTAATTTCAAAATATGGAGAAGTGACTACTTACAAAATGAAGAAGACATTATTAAACAATTGCAAATCTTTAATAATGTTCAAAAAGAAAACTCTACCGAAGAGGAAATGGCCTGGGAAATTGCAATCAAAAATGGAGTAAAGCTTTCTTCAATGCATTCAGTTCTAGAATTTGGTAATGACAAATTCCATTATTTTCCTGAACGAAAATTACTCATAGGCATTCAGTCAATTACCCGTGATTCAGCAAAAGAAATCATAAATAGCAATCCGAGCGCATTAATCTGTCTGGATACAATCTTTCAAAAAAATGATAAAGAGAAAACCAACATCCAACTTCTGTTCGAGGATGCAGGTGTAATTTTTCATACGATTTAA